One part of the Arthrobacter tumbae genome encodes these proteins:
- a CDS encoding MFS transporter — MSTSTAPRPTPVTRPGMARKTAAASFVGTALESYDFYVFGTAAALVFNEVFFAAQDPLAGTLSAFLIFAMGFVARPLGAILFGHLGDRIGRKKTLIWTILLMGLATGSVGLLPDYSVIGVWAPIILTVLRLLQGLSLGGEWGGSILIATEHASPRKRALYAAIPQLGSPVGTMLISLIFLVLAVTVPDVMTTWGWRIPFLLAFPFLAVALYLRLAIDETPVFQTTKKVRVPLVSVLRTQPVAVVVATASAVLGIGSYFLMVSYTQAYGTERLGLAQETVLNAALIGSLLQLATIPAFGWLAMKVGSAKVVAGGAIGTALIAFPLYWVISIADAPLYIAAILLGGILPTASWAALGGLMADLFEPSTSFTALSFSYSIAAIVAGFAPSITQAFGTATDGAWWHPGVVLALMSLVTVAGATAAARMRRPVPTLD, encoded by the coding sequence GTGTCCACCTCTACCGCACCCCGCCCGACGCCGGTCACCCGCCCCGGAATGGCCCGGAAGACCGCCGCTGCATCCTTCGTTGGAACCGCCCTTGAGTCCTACGACTTCTACGTGTTCGGCACTGCCGCCGCACTCGTGTTCAATGAGGTCTTCTTCGCCGCCCAGGATCCCCTCGCGGGCACGCTGTCGGCATTCCTGATCTTCGCGATGGGCTTCGTCGCCCGCCCGCTGGGCGCCATCCTCTTCGGTCACCTTGGTGACCGGATCGGCCGTAAGAAGACCCTCATCTGGACCATCCTGCTGATGGGGCTCGCTACGGGGTCCGTGGGGCTCCTCCCTGACTACAGCGTCATCGGCGTGTGGGCCCCCATCATCCTCACCGTGCTGCGCCTGCTCCAGGGGTTGTCGCTGGGCGGCGAGTGGGGCGGATCCATCCTGATCGCCACTGAGCATGCCAGCCCGCGGAAGCGCGCCCTGTACGCGGCCATCCCCCAACTCGGCTCGCCCGTGGGCACCATGCTGATCTCGCTGATCTTCCTCGTCCTCGCAGTGACCGTGCCGGACGTCATGACCACATGGGGCTGGCGCATCCCGTTCCTGCTTGCGTTCCCGTTCCTCGCCGTCGCGCTCTACCTGCGCCTGGCAATCGACGAGACACCGGTCTTCCAGACCACCAAAAAGGTGCGCGTACCACTGGTGAGCGTGCTGCGCACACAGCCGGTCGCCGTCGTCGTCGCCACGGCGTCCGCCGTCCTCGGGATCGGCTCCTACTTCCTCATGGTGTCCTACACCCAGGCCTACGGAACCGAGCGGCTGGGCCTGGCGCAGGAAACAGTCCTGAACGCGGCGCTCATCGGCTCACTGCTGCAGCTCGCAACCATCCCGGCATTCGGCTGGCTGGCCATGAAAGTCGGCTCAGCGAAAGTCGTGGCCGGCGGTGCGATCGGCACCGCACTGATCGCCTTCCCGCTGTACTGGGTCATCAGCATCGCGGACGCGCCGCTCTACATAGCCGCCATCCTGCTCGGCGGGATCCTGCCCACTGCGAGCTGGGCAGCGCTCGGCGGCCTGATGGCGGACCTCTTCGAACCGAGCACCAGCTTCACGGCACTGTCCTTCTCCTACAGCATCGCCGCGATCGTGGCCGGTTTCGCGCCGTCGATCACGCAGGCCTTCGGCACGGCGACGGACGGTGCATGGTGGCATCCCGGCGTCGTACTGGCTCTCATGAGCCTTGTGACTGTCGCCGGCGCGACGGCAGCAGCACGCATGCGCCGGCCAGTTCCCACCCTCGACTGA
- a CDS encoding ABC transporter ATP-binding protein, producing MTEITSIDNGVDDAENAPMLQVKNLAVSFSTTYGEVHAVEDASFTLHRGKTLAIVGESGSGKSTTAMACIGLLPGNGRVTRGSILFEGRDLVPLPESAMRTIRGRAIGLVPQDPMSNLNPVAKIGTQVAETLLVHGLADKKNVKERVVEVLSAAGLPDAADRAKQYPHEFSGGMRQRALIAIGLACRPRLLIADEPTSALDVTVQRTILDQIDTMTEQLGTSVLLITHDLGLAAERASELVVMHRGRVVETGPAAQLLNDPKHPYTQSLVRAAPSVAAVRLRPGAYHEDAAKRAAVAAAAFEEHQADADSVDEAAPTNNIVEIRDLTKIYKRRGSSEDFYAAKNVTLDIPRGQTVAIVGESGSGKTTTARMLLKLIEPTSGTMKFDGMDVATLDKAQLADFRQRVQPVFQDPYSSLNPMFTIERIVEEPLNAYKRGSKKERAARVRELMDQVSLPHNALRRYPSELSGGQRQRVAIARALALKPELIVCDEPVSALDVLVQAQILKLLGDLQSELGLSYLFISHDLAVVRLISDYVCVMKDGELVEAASSEEVFQNPRHPYTRKLLASIPGNELNIA from the coding sequence ATGACGGAAATCACCTCTATCGACAACGGTGTCGATGACGCCGAGAACGCCCCCATGCTTCAGGTGAAGAACCTGGCAGTCAGCTTCAGCACCACGTACGGCGAGGTACACGCCGTCGAAGACGCCAGCTTCACCCTGCACCGTGGAAAGACCCTGGCCATCGTGGGTGAGTCGGGTTCGGGTAAATCGACGACGGCGATGGCCTGCATCGGCCTGCTGCCCGGTAACGGGCGGGTTACCCGTGGCAGCATCCTGTTCGAGGGCAGGGACCTGGTTCCCCTCCCGGAGTCAGCCATGCGCACCATCCGCGGCCGGGCAATCGGCCTGGTGCCCCAGGACCCCATGTCCAACCTCAACCCGGTTGCGAAAATCGGCACCCAGGTGGCGGAAACCCTCCTGGTGCACGGGCTCGCGGACAAGAAGAACGTGAAGGAACGCGTCGTCGAGGTGCTGTCGGCTGCCGGCCTGCCGGACGCCGCGGACCGCGCCAAGCAGTACCCGCATGAGTTTTCCGGCGGCATGCGCCAGCGCGCGCTGATCGCCATCGGGCTTGCGTGCCGTCCGCGGCTGCTGATCGCCGATGAGCCCACCAGCGCGCTTGACGTCACCGTGCAGCGCACCATCCTCGACCAGATCGACACCATGACCGAGCAGCTCGGCACCTCGGTGCTGCTCATCACGCATGACCTGGGCCTGGCAGCGGAACGTGCCTCGGAACTGGTGGTGATGCACCGCGGCCGTGTGGTTGAAACCGGTCCGGCTGCCCAGCTCCTCAACGACCCCAAACACCCCTACACGCAGTCACTGGTCCGGGCCGCGCCGAGCGTAGCGGCGGTCCGCCTGCGTCCTGGCGCGTACCACGAGGATGCCGCGAAGCGCGCAGCAGTAGCGGCGGCAGCTTTTGAGGAGCACCAGGCAGACGCCGACTCCGTTGACGAGGCCGCTCCGACCAACAACATCGTCGAGATACGCGACCTGACGAAGATCTACAAGCGCCGCGGCAGCTCCGAGGACTTCTACGCCGCGAAAAACGTCACGCTGGACATCCCACGGGGCCAGACCGTCGCCATCGTGGGCGAATCAGGCTCGGGCAAGACGACGACGGCGCGCATGCTCCTGAAGCTCATCGAACCGACCTCGGGCACCATGAAGTTCGACGGCATGGACGTGGCGACCCTGGATAAGGCGCAGCTCGCCGATTTCCGGCAGCGTGTGCAGCCCGTGTTCCAGGACCCCTACTCATCGCTCAACCCGATGTTCACCATCGAGCGCATCGTCGAGGAACCCCTCAATGCCTACAAGCGCGGCTCGAAGAAGGAGCGCGCTGCCCGGGTACGCGAACTCATGGACCAGGTGTCCCTGCCGCACAACGCGCTGCGCCGCTATCCTTCGGAGCTCTCCGGCGGGCAGCGGCAGCGCGTCGCCATCGCCCGCGCCCTGGCGTTGAAGCCCGAACTGATCGTCTGCGACGAGCCCGTCTCTGCCCTCGATGTCCTGGTGCAGGCACAGATCCTCAAGCTCCTGGGCGACCTCCAGTCCGAGCTGGGCCTGAGCTACCTGTTCATCTCCCATGACCTCGCTGTGGTCCGGCTTATCTCCGACTACGTCTGCGTCATGAAGGACGGCGAACTGGTTGAGGCGGCGAGCTCCGAGGAAGTCTTCCAGAACCCGCGCCACCCGTACACCCGGAAGCTTCTGGCTTCCATCCCGGGTAACGAACTCAACATCGCCTGA
- the nth gene encoding endonuclease III — protein MDVSPIALKRRARKIHRILAETYPYAVAELDFRNPFELLVATVLSAQTTDVRVNLTTPALFARYPDARSLAEAAEDELQDMIRPTGFFRAKSRSLLALATKIVDEFDGDVPGRLQDLVTLPGVGRKTANVVLANAFGIPGVSVDTHVGRLSRRFGWTTEEDPVKVESDVAALFERKDWTMLSHRVIFHGRRICHAKKPACGACPVASLCPSYGEGEVDPEKARKLLKYELAPGREDLHRRMLEGASRAELLAAGHTLSA, from the coding sequence GTGGACGTATCGCCCATTGCCCTGAAGCGCCGCGCGCGGAAGATCCACCGGATCCTGGCCGAAACCTACCCCTACGCCGTTGCGGAACTGGACTTCCGCAACCCGTTCGAGCTGCTGGTTGCAACGGTCCTGTCCGCGCAGACCACCGATGTCCGCGTCAACCTGACCACTCCTGCCCTGTTTGCGCGTTACCCCGACGCGCGCAGCCTCGCCGAAGCCGCGGAAGATGAACTCCAGGACATGATTCGTCCCACGGGGTTCTTCCGGGCCAAGTCGAGGAGCCTTCTCGCGCTCGCCACCAAGATCGTTGATGAATTCGACGGGGACGTGCCCGGCCGTCTGCAAGACCTCGTCACGCTCCCGGGCGTCGGGCGCAAGACCGCCAACGTGGTTCTCGCGAACGCCTTCGGGATTCCCGGCGTCTCAGTCGATACCCATGTTGGGCGGCTGTCCCGCCGTTTCGGCTGGACCACCGAGGAGGACCCGGTGAAGGTGGAGTCCGACGTCGCCGCTCTCTTCGAGCGGAAAGACTGGACCATGCTCTCGCACCGGGTCATCTTCCACGGACGCCGCATCTGCCATGCCAAGAAGCCGGCGTGCGGTGCCTGCCCGGTGGCCTCGCTCTGTCCCTCCTACGGCGAGGGCGAGGTGGATCCGGAGAAGGCACGGAAGCTGCTCAAGTACGAGCTCGCTCCCGGGCGAGAGGATCTTCACCGACGCATGCTGGAAGGCGCGTCCCGCGCCGAGCTGCTGGCTGCCGGCCACACGTTGAGCGCATGA
- the aroQ gene encoding type II 3-dehydroquinate dehydratase: MATTTLLILNGPNLNLLGTREPEVYGSHTLDDVENLCASAAGAHGWAVNCRQSNHEGDLVDAVQGAAGTADGIVVNAGAYTHTSVALRDAVSAVGLPTVEVHISNVHRRDEFRHHSYLSPVVDAVIVGAGVDGYRLAIDHLVHKLTRHDLMQGGYEGR, encoded by the coding sequence ATGGCGACCACTACCCTGCTGATCCTCAACGGCCCGAACCTGAACCTGCTCGGTACCCGTGAGCCGGAGGTCTACGGCTCACACACGCTCGACGACGTTGAGAACCTCTGTGCCTCGGCTGCCGGTGCCCACGGTTGGGCTGTCAACTGCAGGCAGTCGAACCATGAGGGCGATCTGGTCGACGCTGTCCAGGGCGCTGCCGGAACGGCCGACGGAATCGTTGTCAATGCCGGTGCCTACACCCACACCTCGGTTGCCCTGAGGGATGCAGTCAGCGCCGTTGGCCTGCCGACCGTCGAGGTGCACATCAGCAACGTGCACCGGCGTGACGAATTCCGACACCACTCATACCTCTCTCCCGTGGTGGATGCGGTGATCGTCGGGGCCGGCGTGGACGGCTATCGGCTGGCCATCGACCACCTTGTGCACAAACTGACGCGCCATGACCTGATGCAGGGCGGTTATGAGGGACGATAG
- a CDS encoding ABC transporter permease — protein MSTVLPPAAGGPTSPTTDPSLAEGGGTGLWKDAFRRLRRNPQAIAGAVIIGLFLLVAALAPILAPYGGEALPGRTEITPTNIPGPGELAEYPLGLDRFGGDVLSKLIWGAQASLLIGVISTAIGLAGGMLLGLLAGGLGGWVDSVIMRFVDILLSVPNLLLAVSIAAILGQGPYAVMIAIGASQLPIFARLLRSSMLSQRGSDYILAAQTLGLSKRTITMSHLLPNSVGPVIVQATLSLATAVIDAAALSFLGLGGGVPQTAEWGRMLTYAQRELASDPYLAFLPGACIAITALGFTLLGESLREALDPKTRQK, from the coding sequence ATGAGCACTGTCTTGCCTCCCGCCGCCGGCGGGCCAACTTCTCCGACCACCGACCCAAGCCTCGCTGAGGGTGGCGGCACCGGCCTCTGGAAGGACGCGTTCCGCCGTCTGCGCCGGAACCCGCAGGCCATCGCCGGGGCGGTCATCATCGGGCTGTTCCTCCTGGTTGCCGCGTTGGCGCCGATCCTTGCGCCCTACGGCGGGGAAGCGCTGCCCGGACGCACGGAAATCACCCCGACCAACATCCCCGGACCGGGCGAGCTCGCAGAATACCCGCTGGGCCTCGACCGCTTCGGCGGTGATGTGCTCAGCAAACTGATCTGGGGTGCGCAGGCGTCGCTGCTGATCGGTGTCATCTCGACAGCGATCGGCCTGGCCGGCGGAATGCTGCTCGGGCTGCTTGCCGGCGGCCTGGGCGGCTGGGTGGACAGTGTCATCATGCGCTTCGTGGACATCCTGCTGTCCGTCCCGAACCTGCTCCTCGCCGTCAGTATCGCGGCCATCCTGGGACAGGGGCCCTACGCGGTGATGATCGCAATCGGCGCCTCGCAGCTCCCGATCTTCGCGCGCCTGCTGCGTTCCTCCATGCTGTCGCAGCGTGGATCGGACTACATTCTCGCTGCGCAGACGCTCGGCCTCAGCAAGCGCACGATCACCATGAGCCATCTGCTGCCCAACAGTGTCGGGCCGGTGATCGTGCAGGCGACGCTGTCCCTCGCGACAGCAGTGATCGACGCCGCTGCCCTGTCCTTCCTGGGGCTCGGCGGCGGGGTTCCGCAGACGGCCGAGTGGGGACGCATGCTGACCTACGCTCAGCGGGAGCTCGCCTCGGACCCGTACCTGGCGTTCCTGCCCGGCGCGTGTATCGCCATCACCGCGCTCGGATTCACCCTGCTGGGCGAATCCCTGCGCGAGGCGCTGGACCCGAAGACCCGCCAGAAGTAG
- a CDS encoding bifunctional 3'-5' exonuclease/DNA polymerase — protein MYIVLAPPSSGQRMSGVDDAQAAFVPVDSAGAPTADAVVVPLAQLGETVRELERPGVRWVWDGTRAWYPRLLAAGVTVERCHDVALSREILRHSPSCAGTEYGSHLQFRPDEAEDANPARALPPVAASPLQGSLFEAAQPASGADALQVVAEFAAQQQALKNSDRPAQLALLVAAESAGALVAAEMEFHGIPWRADLHDELLTSQLGPRPREGHRPAELERLAGELRAALDNPRFNPDSPQELLRALHRAGIEVSSTRSWELQRHSHPAIAPLLKYKKLSRLLTANGWTWLDTWVHGGRFRPEYIVGGSMSGRWASNGGGALQIPHQVRDAVRPDPGHVLIVADAAQLEPRVLAALGRDSALATAGRGLDLYQGIADQGFGGDRAKAKVAMLGAMYGATTGESGRLMPQLTRTYPQAISVVEAAARTGEAGGVVASFLGRGCPPPSERWLAAQRTSSAAEQQRADSLARSRGRFTRNFVVQATAAEWALCWLAELRRRLRADTPDYAGAHIVFFLHDEVMLHVPAELTDQVAAMVTEAARSAAHLMFGQIPVEFPVNVVVVDSYADAK, from the coding sequence GTGTATATCGTCCTTGCACCGCCGTCGAGCGGGCAGCGCATGAGCGGAGTGGACGATGCCCAGGCAGCGTTTGTGCCGGTGGACTCAGCGGGAGCACCCACGGCAGACGCCGTCGTTGTTCCGCTAGCGCAGCTCGGTGAGACTGTACGGGAACTGGAGCGGCCAGGGGTCCGCTGGGTGTGGGACGGCACCCGCGCCTGGTACCCGCGCCTGCTCGCTGCCGGCGTCACCGTTGAGCGTTGCCACGACGTCGCGCTCAGCCGGGAGATCCTTCGCCACTCCCCCTCCTGCGCAGGAACGGAATACGGGAGCCACCTGCAGTTCCGCCCCGATGAGGCCGAGGATGCCAACCCCGCCCGGGCTCTACCGCCGGTGGCAGCGTCGCCGCTTCAGGGCAGCCTGTTCGAGGCGGCACAGCCTGCCAGCGGCGCTGATGCACTTCAGGTAGTGGCAGAATTCGCTGCGCAACAGCAGGCGCTCAAAAACAGCGACCGCCCAGCGCAGTTGGCCCTGCTGGTCGCAGCGGAGTCCGCCGGTGCCCTGGTCGCCGCCGAGATGGAGTTCCACGGCATTCCGTGGCGCGCCGACCTGCACGATGAGCTGCTCACCTCCCAGCTCGGGCCCCGACCGCGGGAAGGCCACCGCCCTGCGGAGCTTGAGCGCCTGGCGGGTGAGCTGCGCGCGGCTCTCGACAACCCCCGGTTCAACCCGGATTCCCCGCAGGAGCTGCTGCGTGCGTTGCACCGGGCGGGCATCGAGGTGTCCTCGACGAGGTCCTGGGAACTCCAGCGCCACTCTCATCCCGCCATTGCGCCGCTGCTGAAGTACAAGAAGCTCTCCCGCCTCCTCACCGCCAATGGCTGGACCTGGCTGGATACCTGGGTACATGGCGGCAGGTTCCGTCCCGAGTACATTGTGGGTGGCAGCATGTCCGGACGCTGGGCGTCCAACGGCGGCGGCGCCCTGCAGATCCCGCATCAGGTGCGTGATGCCGTCCGGCCGGACCCAGGCCACGTACTGATTGTTGCTGATGCCGCACAACTTGAACCACGGGTCCTTGCTGCGCTGGGCAGGGATTCCGCGCTGGCGACGGCCGGCCGCGGGCTGGACCTGTATCAGGGCATTGCGGACCAGGGCTTCGGCGGCGACCGCGCCAAGGCCAAGGTCGCAATGCTCGGAGCCATGTACGGCGCCACCACCGGCGAATCCGGCCGTCTGATGCCCCAGCTGACCCGCACCTATCCGCAGGCGATCTCCGTGGTCGAGGCGGCGGCACGCACCGGTGAGGCGGGCGGCGTCGTCGCAAGTTTCCTCGGCCGGGGCTGCCCTCCGCCGTCGGAACGGTGGCTCGCAGCGCAGCGCACCAGCAGCGCCGCCGAGCAGCAACGTGCCGATTCCCTTGCCCGCTCACGCGGCCGCTTCACACGCAACTTCGTGGTCCAGGCCACTGCCGCGGAATGGGCGCTGTGCTGGCTGGCAGAATTACGACGCCGGTTGCGCGCCGACACTCCCGACTACGCCGGTGCGCACATCGTCTTCTTCCTGCATGACGAGGTGATGCTCCATGTCCCGGCCGAGCTGACCGATCAGGTAGCTGCCATGGTCACCGAGGCCGCACGGTCCGCCGCACACCTGATGTTCGGCCAGATCCCAGTGGAGTTCCCCGTGAATGTTGTGGTGGTGGACTCCTACGCCGACGCGAAGTAA
- the ssd gene encoding septum site-determining protein Ssd produces the protein MSSWIPAAESAAVVLVTSSQRIRDEVARVAVAAGLALASASTVSEALALRPAVALLDSDNARHTVSGCAVIIVGLDSDEAAAWTAASRCNADRVAILPHAAGWLAEHLGMLQRVRDEGTVVGVLGAVGGTGVSTISALLAASAVSRDLNPLLVDGDPFGGGLELSLGGESVPGVRWPDLGEVRGTLNPEQLIHALPSLGGFSLLSMGTEPPAPGILASAAVPPIMEAARGAFKLTVVDVARGWSADGSLLPYCDSVLIVVPGRVRAISAARALVAQLQPLPVRALVRGPLGPDLDPDRVADAVGVPNAGYLPYLRAAVGSENQGRVLDLARHRAVRSFGRSVLGAVLPGPLKAVA, from the coding sequence ATGTCTTCCTGGATCCCGGCCGCTGAATCGGCCGCCGTCGTGCTGGTCACCTCCTCACAACGCATCCGCGATGAAGTGGCGCGGGTGGCGGTTGCTGCGGGTCTCGCCCTCGCGAGCGCTTCCACGGTGAGCGAGGCGCTGGCGTTACGTCCCGCCGTCGCGCTGCTGGACAGCGACAATGCGCGGCACACTGTCTCCGGTTGCGCCGTGATCATCGTCGGTCTTGACAGTGATGAGGCCGCAGCGTGGACGGCAGCTTCGCGGTGCAATGCCGATCGGGTGGCCATCCTTCCTCATGCTGCCGGGTGGCTCGCTGAGCACCTGGGTATGCTGCAGCGTGTCCGTGATGAGGGGACGGTCGTCGGTGTTCTGGGTGCCGTCGGAGGAACAGGCGTGAGCACCATTAGCGCCTTGCTTGCTGCTTCCGCGGTGTCACGGGACCTGAACCCGCTACTCGTGGACGGTGATCCGTTCGGTGGTGGGCTCGAGCTCTCCCTCGGCGGCGAGTCGGTGCCCGGCGTACGGTGGCCGGACCTTGGGGAAGTACGCGGGACCTTGAACCCGGAGCAGCTGATTCATGCTCTGCCGTCACTCGGCGGCTTCTCGCTACTGTCCATGGGCACCGAACCACCTGCGCCGGGCATCCTGGCATCAGCGGCGGTGCCGCCCATCATGGAGGCGGCGCGGGGAGCGTTCAAGCTGACGGTGGTCGATGTGGCGCGAGGATGGTCGGCTGACGGATCACTGCTTCCCTACTGTGACAGTGTCCTCATTGTTGTACCCGGTCGTGTCCGGGCTATTTCGGCTGCCCGCGCGCTGGTGGCGCAGCTGCAGCCGTTGCCCGTGCGGGCTCTCGTCCGGGGGCCGCTGGGCCCGGACCTCGACCCGGATCGGGTGGCAGATGCCGTTGGCGTGCCGAACGCGGGCTATCTGCCCTACCTTCGCGCCGCCGTGGGCAGCGAAAACCAGGGAAGGGTTCTGGATCTGGCACGCCACCGTGCCGTTCGCTCGTTCGGCCGCTCGGTCCTCGGCGCTGTGCTTCCCGGACCGCTGAAGGCGGTCGCATGA
- a CDS encoding NUDIX hydrolase gives MSAYTQLKAFADGAAPIGPGADTTESWQLGGIDLETARPAAVLILFGHLDDRPARTHSAAVPDDLDVLFVTRAGTLRNHPGQVAFPGGKIDDDDASPAAAALREAEEETGLDPAGVEILGALPVVGLPVSNYLVTPVLGWWASPTPVRVVDHAESSHVFRAPVADLLSDEVRFTAVVRRNGRTHSTPAFTIDGITIWGFTGLLLSRLFDGLGWTQPWDEARERDAPI, from the coding sequence ATGAGCGCTTACACCCAGCTCAAAGCGTTCGCGGACGGGGCAGCTCCCATCGGCCCTGGTGCGGACACCACCGAGTCCTGGCAGCTGGGCGGAATCGATCTCGAAACCGCGCGACCAGCCGCCGTGCTGATCCTCTTCGGACACCTCGACGACAGACCCGCCAGAACCCACTCCGCTGCCGTTCCGGACGATCTGGACGTTTTGTTTGTGACCCGCGCGGGAACGTTGCGCAACCATCCCGGCCAGGTGGCGTTTCCCGGCGGAAAGATCGACGACGACGACGCCAGCCCTGCCGCTGCTGCCCTTCGTGAGGCAGAGGAAGAGACGGGACTGGATCCGGCGGGTGTCGAGATCCTGGGCGCGCTGCCGGTGGTCGGCCTGCCCGTCAGCAACTACCTGGTGACGCCGGTGCTCGGATGGTGGGCGTCCCCCACCCCGGTGCGCGTGGTGGACCACGCCGAGTCTTCCCATGTGTTCCGTGCGCCGGTGGCCGACCTGCTCTCGGATGAGGTGCGGTTCACGGCGGTGGTCAGGCGGAACGGTCGCACGCACAGCACGCCTGCCTTCACCATCGACGGCATCACCATCTGGGGTTTCACCGGCCTCCTGCTGTCACGGCTCTTCGACGGACTGGGGTGGACCCAGCCCTGGGACGAGGCCCGGGAGCGGGACGCGCCGATTTAG
- the acs gene encoding acetate--CoA ligase codes for MSEDTQISTGDAFENLLHEERRFPPSEDFVANAIATADLYEQGKEGPEFWARQARELLTWHEDFSQALDWSEAPFAKWFVGGKVNAAYNALDRHVEQGRGDRVAIHFEGEPGDTRTYTYAELTTAVKKAANAFESLGVAKGDRVAVYLPMIPEAVITMLACARIGAVHSVVFGGFSADALRSRIDDAEAKLVVTSDGTYRRGKPSALKPAVDGALERPGHTVENVVVVKRNGEPVEWTEGRDIWWDDVVGPASGEHTAEGHDSEHPLFILYTSGTTGKPKGILHTTGGFLTQTAFTQKNTFDLHPETDVFWCTADIGWVTGHSYVAYSPLVNGATQLMYEGTPDTPHQGRWWELIEKYKVSILYTAPTAIRTFMKWGRDIPAKFDLSSIRVLGSVGEPINPEAWMWYREIIGGNGGRSETRAPIVDTWWQTETGAHMVSPLPGVTACKPGSAQVAMPGIAVDVVDEMGKSVPNGSGGYLVIREPWPAMLRGIWGDPERFKETYWSRFDNMYFAGDGAKRDEDGDIWLLGRVDDVMNVSGHRLSTTEIESALVSHPSVAEAAVVGASDETTGEAVVAFVILRGSAVHDDDVVTTLRNHVAKEIGPIAKPRNILVVPELPKTRSGKIMRRLLKDVAEGREVGDATTLSDPTIMQQIAASLRK; via the coding sequence ATGTCTGAAGACACCCAGATTTCCACTGGTGACGCGTTCGAAAATTTGCTCCACGAGGAACGGCGCTTCCCGCCGAGCGAAGATTTCGTTGCCAATGCCATTGCCACGGCCGACCTGTATGAGCAGGGTAAGGAGGGGCCGGAATTCTGGGCTCGCCAGGCTAGGGAACTGCTGACCTGGCATGAGGATTTCTCGCAGGCTCTGGACTGGTCCGAGGCTCCCTTCGCCAAGTGGTTTGTCGGTGGGAAGGTCAACGCCGCGTACAACGCGCTTGACCGCCACGTTGAGCAGGGCCGCGGGGACCGCGTCGCCATCCATTTCGAAGGCGAGCCGGGCGACACCCGCACGTACACGTATGCCGAGCTCACCACAGCGGTGAAGAAGGCCGCCAATGCCTTCGAATCCCTCGGTGTCGCCAAGGGTGACCGCGTGGCGGTCTACCTGCCCATGATCCCCGAGGCAGTCATCACCATGCTTGCCTGCGCCCGCATCGGCGCCGTCCACTCAGTGGTCTTCGGCGGATTTTCGGCCGACGCCCTCCGCAGCCGGATCGACGACGCCGAAGCCAAACTGGTGGTCACCTCTGACGGAACCTACCGCCGCGGCAAACCCAGCGCCCTCAAGCCCGCCGTCGATGGCGCCCTGGAACGTCCCGGGCACACCGTGGAGAACGTTGTTGTGGTCAAGCGCAACGGGGAACCCGTGGAATGGACCGAGGGTCGGGACATCTGGTGGGACGACGTCGTCGGGCCGGCCTCCGGGGAGCACACCGCAGAGGGCCACGATTCAGAGCATCCGCTCTTCATCCTCTACACCTCCGGCACCACCGGAAAGCCGAAGGGCATCCTGCACACCACGGGCGGGTTCCTCACGCAGACCGCGTTCACCCAGAAGAACACTTTCGACCTGCACCCTGAAACCGATGTCTTCTGGTGCACCGCGGACATCGGCTGGGTCACCGGCCACAGCTACGTCGCGTATTCACCGCTGGTGAACGGCGCTACCCAGCTGATGTATGAGGGCACACCCGATACCCCTCACCAGGGCCGCTGGTGGGAGCTGATCGAGAAGTACAAGGTCTCCATCCTCTACACCGCGCCCACAGCCATACGCACCTTCATGAAGTGGGGACGGGACATCCCAGCCAAGTTTGATCTTTCCTCCATCCGGGTCCTTGGCTCGGTCGGTGAACCCATCAACCCCGAAGCGTGGATGTGGTACCGGGAGATCATCGGTGGCAACGGCGGACGCTCGGAAACCCGCGCTCCGATCGTGGACACGTGGTGGCAGACCGAGACCGGCGCACACATGGTGTCCCCGCTGCCCGGCGTCACGGCGTGCAAGCCCGGGTCTGCTCAGGTGGCAATGCCCGGAATCGCCGTCGATGTGGTGGATGAGATGGGCAAGTCGGTGCCCAACGGATCCGGTGGTTACCTCGTGATCCGCGAACCGTGGCCGGCGATGCTGCGTGGAATCTGGGGAGACCCGGAACGGTTCAAGGAAACCTACTGGTCCCGCTTCGACAACATGTACTTCGCCGGCGACGGCGCCAAACGCGACGAGGACGGCGACATCTGGCTGCTCGGCCGGGTGGATGACGTCATGAACGTCTCCGGACACCGGCTGTCGACAACAGAGATTGAGTCCGCTCTGGTGAGCCATCCGTCGGTGGCGGAGGCCGCCGTCGTCGGTGCCTCGGATGAGACCACCGGTGAGGCGGTGGTGGCCTTCGTGATTCTGCGCGGCTCAGCGGTTCACGACGACGACGTCGTCACCACTCTGCGCAATCACGTCGCCAAGGAGATCGGGCCGATTGCCAAACCCCGCAATATCCTCGTGGTGCCGGAGCTGCCCAAGACCCGCTCGGGCAAAATCATGCGCCGCCTGCTCAAGGACGTTGCGGAAGGCCGCGAGGTGGGCGATGCCACGACGCTGTCGGATCCAACGATCATGCAGCAGATCGCCGCGTCGTTGCGGAAGTAG